The proteins below are encoded in one region of Stenotrophomonas bentonitica:
- a CDS encoding DUF1592 domain-containing protein, producing MKAGIAVVALMFALVLGGCRREEGGSGSVRMACDDPQWAPNSGYAVGDTVQNLGQRYECFAEAAWCNQEAYEPDGQNPFWHETWNHLGACMAPDPDPDPQGNRITLELPAGIEYGSGEANGEITGKLQCGEDVHPIQGSWGQTVVVEDLKQCNYVLILDSNSAGAPMDTGRILRITEPAGQNVIFKPRFRRLPDVARLKGLPGIKVELFASGLDQPRQMALNDAGTVVYVGSSAIPHWADVPVGEGSTANRRAQVLYALELNAQKTGVAATYVIGTGLEEPHGVAYRKGTLYYATSGSLRRIDDIDSKYRNGALIGTEVWKFPADDTAFPMPDVPPWRWYHQKHSLHFNTFDPTDEWIYTNVGIPCNVCVTVKDPRYGTLLRVNPATGASEVLARGVRNSVGMDWQTATGTFWWGDNNRDGFDNPDELNTTNLMRAPRNHGAPYVFGRDTIGITDSEWERREELDALRIPQGAILSDKAPSDINTLHFSPPAFDFGSNFAPLGVRFWKTYAPQRGRQYMLAAVHSKGSDERPGMNITVFTLEGDTVEASIPLVQGWRGTGPTTPSGCMQENGCIGSPVEFLPMPDGSLLVSDDISGNIYKLTYVTEGLPATTLTLRAPVAPSADLADQQLVGFLTGPDGDRRDFGLAWGKKLVLNGLPHGDYKVEWKPFDEWVPEKREMHATLGADAPDAEVAATYIERPEVNVELTLQAPAKPAGALAETWQVQLRKGNQNWVPVDVAWGGEAKVALEYGDYVVHYPYTEKAYPEPMRERIQVDYDTAPMTRTTAYTVVEDLGKQVLLDDPNGCVGCHSATSWNDPVKAMRWVDNVDALKEKVIGMTTNMTANGTHCDGVCASEISDYLVNTVWREYSNPGPQAGPRQLRMLARTEYANAVHDVLGVTVDPEDLPDNKADGPDFIYPVEAIASTFTAEDVRKYYDTSLKVGGAIDEAALATRFGSTAADFVANLGREMFRRPLSATEKTRYETAYGEPEGGARGVALAMLASPYFLYRSEMGTKEADDTLFTLTPYERATALSFTLLGTTPDAALLDKAGNGELDTEAQVQAVVDGMLADPRAAQQLTRFISFYAGLAPGIPVSPRPGLDAPMIAAMRDEFRMTLEDNFREGSGTVREAFNPGYTYLNEALANHYAIGGVTGSALKKITLTAEQAHWRGGVLNAGLFPVKYANNHSTSLVMRGFVIRNSLFCQTFASNAIRPDPDPYPDRPIGEREKWHINTGPTASEGTCWTCHKFFNDTGASMEHFDQLAKLRDTELGINEGYTDQEVPIDASGPFIDTSGGNWVDHIDDVRGIAEHVADNREAMMCLASGFYRYAMGARPDKSSLKTVSKARDTLLTDGDVRKLASTLLTAETMNRRLDEESAK from the coding sequence ATGAAAGCCGGGATAGCGGTGGTGGCGCTGATGTTCGCGCTCGTGTTGGGTGGATGCCGCCGGGAGGAGGGCGGGTCCGGTTCGGTCAGGATGGCCTGCGATGACCCGCAGTGGGCGCCCAACAGCGGTTACGCCGTTGGCGACACGGTGCAGAACCTGGGGCAGCGTTATGAGTGCTTCGCGGAAGCTGCCTGGTGCAACCAGGAGGCCTACGAGCCGGATGGACAGAACCCGTTCTGGCATGAAACCTGGAACCACCTAGGCGCCTGCATGGCCCCCGATCCCGATCCCGACCCGCAGGGAAACCGAATTACCCTGGAACTACCGGCCGGTATCGAATACGGCAGTGGCGAAGCCAACGGTGAGATCACCGGCAAGCTCCAGTGCGGGGAGGACGTCCACCCGATCCAGGGTAGCTGGGGGCAGACCGTTGTCGTCGAGGACCTGAAGCAGTGCAACTATGTGCTGATCCTGGACAGTAACAGCGCCGGCGCGCCGATGGATACGGGCCGCATCCTCCGCATCACCGAGCCGGCGGGGCAGAACGTCATATTCAAGCCGCGCTTCCGCCGGCTGCCGGACGTGGCCCGCCTGAAGGGGCTGCCGGGGATCAAGGTCGAGCTGTTCGCCTCGGGCCTGGACCAACCACGGCAGATGGCGCTCAACGACGCGGGCACCGTGGTGTATGTGGGCAGCAGTGCCATTCCCCATTGGGCGGATGTGCCGGTGGGCGAGGGCAGTACCGCCAATCGCCGTGCCCAGGTGCTGTACGCGCTGGAGTTGAACGCGCAGAAGACCGGCGTGGCGGCCACGTATGTGATCGGTACCGGGCTGGAGGAGCCGCATGGCGTGGCCTATCGCAAGGGCACGCTGTACTACGCCACCAGCGGCAGCCTGCGCCGCATCGACGATATCGACAGCAAGTACCGCAATGGTGCGCTGATCGGCACCGAGGTCTGGAAATTCCCCGCCGACGACACCGCGTTCCCGATGCCGGACGTGCCTCCGTGGCGCTGGTACCACCAGAAGCACTCGCTGCACTTCAACACGTTCGACCCCACCGACGAGTGGATCTATACGAACGTGGGCATTCCCTGCAATGTCTGCGTGACCGTCAAAGACCCGCGCTACGGGACCCTCCTGCGCGTCAACCCGGCTACCGGTGCCTCCGAAGTGCTGGCGCGAGGCGTGCGCAACTCGGTCGGCATGGACTGGCAGACGGCCACGGGCACTTTCTGGTGGGGCGACAATAACCGGGACGGCTTCGACAATCCCGATGAACTGAATACGACCAACCTGATGCGTGCGCCGCGCAACCATGGGGCGCCCTACGTGTTCGGCCGCGACACCATCGGCATCACCGACTCGGAGTGGGAGCGCCGCGAAGAACTGGACGCGCTGCGGATTCCCCAGGGCGCGATCCTCAGCGACAAGGCGCCTTCGGACATCAACACGCTGCACTTCTCGCCCCCCGCGTTCGACTTCGGCAGCAACTTCGCGCCGCTGGGTGTCCGCTTCTGGAAAACCTATGCGCCGCAGCGAGGCCGCCAGTACATGCTGGCCGCCGTGCACAGCAAGGGCAGCGACGAACGCCCGGGCATGAACATCACGGTGTTCACGCTGGAAGGCGACACCGTGGAAGCCTCCATTCCGCTGGTCCAGGGCTGGCGCGGGACTGGCCCGACCACCCCCTCCGGCTGCATGCAGGAAAACGGGTGCATCGGCAGCCCGGTCGAGTTCCTGCCGATGCCGGACGGCTCGTTGCTGGTCAGCGACGACATCTCGGGCAACATCTACAAGCTCACCTATGTCACCGAGGGACTGCCAGCCACCACGCTGACGCTGAGGGCGCCGGTCGCGCCCTCGGCGGACCTTGCCGACCAGCAGCTGGTCGGCTTCCTGACCGGCCCGGACGGGGACCGCCGCGATTTCGGCCTGGCCTGGGGCAAGAAACTGGTGCTCAACGGCCTGCCGCACGGCGACTACAAGGTTGAATGGAAGCCATTCGACGAGTGGGTGCCTGAAAAGCGCGAGATGCATGCCACGCTCGGAGCGGATGCGCCGGACGCCGAGGTGGCCGCCACCTACATCGAACGGCCCGAGGTCAACGTCGAGCTCACCCTGCAGGCGCCTGCCAAACCAGCCGGCGCGCTGGCCGAGACCTGGCAGGTGCAGCTGCGCAAGGGCAACCAGAACTGGGTGCCGGTGGACGTGGCCTGGGGCGGGGAAGCCAAGGTGGCGCTGGAGTACGGCGATTACGTGGTGCATTACCCGTACACCGAAAAGGCGTATCCCGAGCCGATGCGCGAACGCATCCAGGTGGACTACGACACCGCGCCGATGACCCGGACCACCGCCTACACGGTGGTGGAAGACCTGGGCAAGCAGGTGCTGCTGGACGACCCCAATGGCTGCGTGGGCTGCCACTCCGCCACCAGCTGGAACGACCCGGTCAAGGCGATGCGCTGGGTGGACAACGTCGATGCGTTGAAGGAGAAGGTCATCGGCATGACCACCAACATGACCGCCAACGGCACCCACTGCGATGGCGTCTGCGCGTCGGAGATTTCCGATTACCTGGTGAACACGGTCTGGCGCGAGTACAGCAACCCCGGTCCGCAGGCCGGCCCGCGCCAGCTGCGCATGCTGGCCCGCACCGAGTATGCGAACGCGGTGCATGACGTGCTGGGCGTGACGGTGGACCCGGAAGACCTGCCGGACAACAAGGCCGACGGCCCGGACTTCATCTATCCGGTCGAGGCCATTGCCAGCACCTTCACCGCCGAGGACGTGCGCAAGTACTACGACACCTCGTTGAAGGTAGGCGGCGCGATCGACGAGGCCGCGCTGGCCACGCGCTTCGGCAGCACGGCGGCCGACTTCGTGGCGAACCTGGGGCGCGAGATGTTCCGGCGCCCGCTGTCCGCGACCGAGAAGACCCGCTACGAAACCGCGTACGGGGAGCCGGAGGGCGGTGCGCGCGGCGTGGCGCTGGCGATGCTGGCCTCACCGTACTTCCTGTATCGCTCGGAGATGGGGACGAAGGAGGCGGACGACACGCTGTTCACCCTGACCCCCTACGAGCGGGCCACTGCGTTGTCGTTTACGCTGCTGGGCACCACGCCGGATGCGGCGCTGCTGGACAAGGCAGGCAATGGCGAACTGGACACGGAGGCGCAGGTGCAGGCGGTGGTCGATGGCATGCTCGCCGACCCGCGCGCGGCGCAACAGCTGACCCGGTTCATTTCGTTCTACGCAGGCTTGGCCCCGGGCATTCCGGTATCGCCGCGCCCCGGGCTGGATGCGCCGATGATCGCGGCGATGCGCGACGAGTTCCGGATGACCCTGGAAGACAACTTCCGCGAAGGCTCCGGTACCGTGCGTGAGGCGTTCAATCCGGGCTATACCTACCTCAACGAGGCGCTGGCCAACCATTATGCGATCGGCGGGGTCACCGGCAGCGCGCTGAAGAAGATCACGCTGACGGCCGAGCAGGCGCACTGGCGTGGTGGCGTGCTGAACGCCGGTCTGTTCCCCGTCAAGTACGCCAACAACCACTCCACCTCGCTGGTGATGCGCGGCTTCGTGATCCGCAACAGCCTCTTCTGCCAGACGTTCGCGTCCAACGCGATCCGACCCGACCCGGACCCGTACCCGGATCGGCCCATCGGCGAACGCGAAAAGTGGCATATCAACACCGGCCCGACTGCATCGGAAGGCACCTGCTGGACCTGCCACAAGTTCTTCAACGACACCGGCGCGTCGATGGAGCACTTCGACCAGCTCGCGAAACTGCGCGACACCGAGCTGGGCATCAACGAGGGCTACACCGACCAGGAGGTGCCCATCGATGCCTCAGGACCGTTCATCGACACCTCCGGTGGCAACTGGGTGGACCATATCGACGATGTCCGCGGCATCGCCGAGCACGTCGCCGACAACCGGGAGGCGATGATGTGCCTTGCCAGCGGCTTCTATCGCTATGCGATGGGCGCGCGGCCGGACAAGTCCAGCCTGAAGACGGTGTCCAAGGCGCGCGACACGCTGCTGACGGACGGCGACGTGCGCAAGCTGGCGTCTACCTTGCTGACCGCTGAAACAATGAACCGCCGCCTGGACGAGGAGTCCGCCAAATGA
- a CDS encoding DUF1552 domain-containing protein: MSISLSRRRLLLGLAAAGGLGALGAGAYYLNRASLARWAVDGRELKGALQGGKPKVVFVILADGLGTLNLNNSTPDQGAPSDPNDRQIWHPWDGEVGNNSYRSLGLDVEGPLLAMLSSELEPYRSRSLYIRGTSLACNYEAHSGWMSCLRDNNKAHASIDHIIGQKLSNYSATQKAVFCGHITHNPTFRVSYSGAGTAIRDMQANPHRLFASLFPDQAGRSRSGGKHVFDPALADLRELKEGMTARERQKLESHLDAIEQVQNDLDSGPVEPSPGCDPALPEFDESWLDDHKRRAEVLAATSSVLATALACGATRVATFQVGASSENQAIYFDPYGDGSGPTFTDNAHEAAHHNRGSGPDEKRIMWQQSRVWYVNRLKTLLEDLARHQDPDVPEDSLLDHTLVVVTSELSDGRPETSLDMPLVMIGGTRSHGLNVGNSNNGRFIHIGDQGDRTDWLGEHVSLERIWTTVAKSMGVESGYSLPPVSGIFSGVR, from the coding sequence TGCGCTGCAGGGCGGCAAGCCCAAGGTGGTGTTCGTGATCCTGGCCGATGGGTTGGGCACCCTGAATCTCAACAACTCCACGCCGGACCAGGGGGCGCCAAGCGACCCGAACGACCGTCAGATCTGGCATCCGTGGGATGGCGAAGTGGGCAACAACAGTTATCGCTCGCTGGGGCTGGACGTGGAAGGCCCGCTGCTGGCGATGCTGAGCAGCGAGCTGGAGCCGTACCGCTCGCGGTCGCTCTACATCCGTGGCACCTCCCTGGCCTGCAACTACGAGGCGCACAGCGGATGGATGTCCTGCCTGCGTGACAACAACAAGGCGCACGCCAGTATCGACCACATCATCGGCCAGAAACTGTCGAACTACTCGGCCACGCAGAAGGCCGTGTTCTGCGGCCACATAACGCACAACCCAACGTTCCGGGTGTCCTACTCGGGCGCAGGGACCGCGATCCGGGACATGCAGGCCAACCCGCACCGCCTGTTTGCGAGCTTGTTCCCCGACCAGGCTGGGCGCAGCCGCAGCGGTGGCAAGCACGTCTTCGACCCGGCCCTGGCCGACCTGCGCGAGCTGAAGGAGGGTATGACAGCTCGCGAACGGCAGAAGCTGGAGTCGCACCTGGACGCCATCGAGCAGGTGCAGAATGATCTGGACAGCGGCCCGGTGGAGCCAAGCCCCGGCTGCGACCCCGCACTGCCCGAGTTCGACGAGTCGTGGCTCGACGACCACAAGCGCAGGGCGGAAGTACTGGCTGCCACGTCGAGCGTGCTGGCGACCGCACTGGCCTGCGGTGCGACCCGGGTAGCGACCTTCCAGGTCGGTGCCAGTTCGGAAAACCAGGCGATCTATTTCGATCCGTATGGTGACGGTTCGGGCCCGACGTTTACCGACAATGCGCACGAGGCCGCCCACCACAATCGCGGCAGCGGACCGGATGAAAAGCGCATCATGTGGCAGCAGTCGCGGGTGTGGTACGTCAACCGACTCAAGACGCTGCTGGAGGATCTGGCCCGGCACCAGGATCCGGATGTACCGGAGGATTCATTGCTGGACCACACCCTGGTGGTTGTCACCAGCGAGCTGTCCGACGGCCGTCCCGAGACCAGCCTGGACATGCCCCTGGTGATGATCGGCGGCACCAGGTCGCATGGCCTGAACGTCGGCAACAGCAACAACGGTCGCTTCATCCATATTGGCGACCAGGGCGACCGGACCGATTGGCTGGGCGAGCACGTGAGCCTGGAGCGCATCTGGACGACGGTGGCGAAGTCGATGGGGGTGGAGTCCGGTTACAGCCTACCCCCGGTCAGCGGCATCTTCAGCGGCGTCCGGTAA